Proteins encoded together in one Methylocystis parvus OBBP window:
- the tnpA gene encoding IS66-like element accessory protein TnpA has translation MSAAKNGGTRRTWSLEDRQRIVAEALAPGASVAAVARRHGLNANLVFKWLRRSREGWLDRRRAPAKETAAARMSPDLAAQTFVPVELLELKPASMSPALAPSSAPVAKIAATPVRGARKSVRRGAMEVSLPNGARLSLDADVDTEALHRVLSALGDL, from the coding sequence ATGTCGGCGGCGAAGAATGGCGGCACACGGCGCACGTGGAGCCTTGAGGATCGGCAGCGGATCGTCGCGGAGGCGTTGGCGCCCGGCGCGTCCGTGGCGGCGGTTGCTCGGCGACATGGATTGAACGCCAATTTGGTTTTCAAATGGCTGCGGCGTTCGCGCGAAGGCTGGCTGGATCGTCGGCGCGCGCCGGCGAAAGAGACGGCGGCCGCGAGAATGTCGCCGGATCTTGCCGCGCAGACCTTTGTTCCGGTCGAGTTGCTGGAGCTGAAACCGGCTTCGATGAGCCCGGCTCTGGCGCCGTCATCGGCGCCGGTGGCGAAGATCGCCGCTACGCCGGTGCGGGGGGCGCGCAAGAGCGTGCGGCGCGGCGCCATGGAAGTCAGCCTGCCGAATGGCGCGCGCTTGTCGCTCGACGCAGATGTGGACACGGAAGCTCTGCACCGCGTGTTGTCTGCGCTGGGCGATCTGTGA
- a CDS encoding ankyrin repeat domain-containing protein — protein sequence MAAGADLKARGDKNVTLLQWAMLNKSHFAFQVLLNVGADPAQPGIDGDTAIHFAAMANDLEYLRLLLARHIDVDARNGQTGRTPLMAALMGEREQQFEMLLAAGARLNHADNMGNTILHVAAQINDAPRVLRLLQQGAPAGARNRQGKTFQTYLLMTPERLLNAEAWQARREIIDWMVQHGVPLER from the coding sequence GTGGCGGCCGGCGCCGATCTGAAGGCGAGAGGCGACAAGAACGTCACGCTGTTGCAATGGGCTATGCTCAACAAAAGCCACTTCGCCTTCCAAGTGCTGCTGAATGTCGGCGCCGATCCTGCACAGCCCGGCATCGACGGCGATACGGCGATCCACTTCGCCGCCATGGCGAATGATTTGGAATATTTGCGTCTCCTCCTCGCGCGCCATATCGACGTCGACGCCCGCAATGGTCAGACCGGCAGGACGCCTTTGATGGCGGCCTTGATGGGGGAACGAGAGCAGCAATTCGAAATGTTGCTCGCAGCCGGGGCGCGTTTGAACCATGCAGACAACATGGGCAATACCATTCTGCATGTCGCGGCGCAAATCAACGATGCGCCGCGCGTTCTGAGATTGTTGCAACAAGGAGCCCCTGCGGGGGCGCGCAACCGGCAGGGCAAGACATTCCAGACCTACCTCCTCATGACGCCTGAGCGTCTGCTCAACGCCGAAGCATGGCAAGCGCGGCGGGAGATCATCGACTGGATGGTGCAGCACGGTGTTCCCCTTGAACGCTGA
- a CDS encoding response regulator transcription factor — protein sequence MSPRSSDARKLEMGPRGNSSMDRYDISDIAPNLRHSGHSGGHSMTEHSASASVVLFAVRTHDVEDILARVRHMLPEGSVLYAQREAAGARDFPLPHRLSSLTERQRDILRLLIHGLSNKEIGRRLKLSHFTVRNHVSQLLRQLDVPSRKAVVALLNDALAADAHALPLSD from the coding sequence ATGAGCCCGCGCTCCAGCGATGCTAGGAAGCTGGAAATGGGACCACGCGGAAATTCCAGCATGGACAGATACGACATTTCGGACATCGCTCCAAACCTTCGGCATAGCGGACATTCGGGAGGCCACTCGATGACCGAGCACAGTGCGTCTGCGAGCGTCGTGTTGTTCGCGGTGCGGACGCATGACGTGGAGGATATTCTCGCCCGAGTGCGTCACATGCTGCCGGAGGGCAGCGTGTTGTATGCGCAGCGCGAAGCAGCCGGCGCGCGCGACTTTCCCCTCCCGCACAGACTTTCCTCGCTGACGGAACGACAACGCGACATTCTGCGGCTGTTGATTCATGGCCTGTCGAACAAGGAGATCGGCCGGCGTTTGAAGCTGTCGCATTTCACGGTGCGCAATCATGTCTCGCAGCTGTTGAGACAATTGGACGTCCCCTCGCGCAAAGCAGTCGTCGCCTTGCTGAATGACGCTCTCGCCGCCGATGCGCATGCCCTGCCCCTTTCTGATTGA
- a CDS encoding sensor histidine kinase, with protein MTLDDMISDGEFKNGPTNLRGIKIATLRFGAFYLIVLIIIVSTFLSSVEEISANFIGLRIIQFLSIIMLAGLLSCCIYIAHEKLTEITTSEDSLPILLIASFALSLIAAALWAGAHNFYPALLGTPPAAPHSLDNFGGLVVISWGFLFGWSCLFVALVFAFELNDRKLRLAAIREEALGAQMRALRYQINPHFLFNTLNSIAGLIEEGAATQAERMVLSLSTFLRTTLALDPFHDVPLADEIALQKEYLGIERERFSDRMTFSITMDPNAAEALVPSLILQPLIENAIKHGVGMTRGRVEISLTAHREKDRLCVTIENDMPRNEAEITKPSGVGVGLRNVADRLRARFQDNCVMRTGPMGNDRFKVSLELPWRTA; from the coding sequence ATGACCCTGGATGACATGATTTCGGACGGCGAATTCAAAAATGGCCCGACCAATTTGCGGGGCATCAAGATTGCAACCCTGCGGTTTGGTGCATTTTATCTTATAGTTTTGATAATCATTGTTTCGACATTTTTATCTTCGGTAGAAGAAATATCAGCAAATTTCATAGGATTAAGAATAATTCAATTTCTATCAATTATTATGCTTGCAGGCTTATTATCATGCTGTATTTATATTGCGCATGAAAAGTTGACGGAAATTACGACGTCGGAAGATTCGTTGCCGATATTGCTCATTGCCTCATTCGCGTTGTCATTGATAGCGGCTGCACTATGGGCTGGAGCGCATAATTTTTACCCGGCTCTCCTTGGGACGCCACCTGCCGCGCCGCATTCCCTTGACAACTTTGGGGGGCTTGTTGTCATTTCCTGGGGGTTTCTGTTCGGCTGGTCGTGCCTGTTCGTAGCGCTTGTTTTTGCCTTTGAGCTCAACGATCGCAAACTGCGTCTGGCGGCAATCCGTGAGGAGGCGCTGGGCGCCCAGATGCGGGCGCTGCGCTATCAGATCAATCCACACTTCCTATTCAATACGCTCAATTCCATCGCGGGGCTGATCGAGGAAGGCGCGGCCACGCAGGCCGAGCGCATGGTCCTGTCGCTTTCAACCTTTCTACGGACCACACTCGCGCTCGATCCATTTCACGATGTGCCGCTCGCGGATGAGATCGCGCTTCAAAAAGAATATCTGGGCATCGAGCGGGAGCGGTTTTCCGACCGCATGACCTTCTCCATCACTATGGATCCGAATGCCGCCGAAGCACTGGTTCCAAGCCTGATCCTCCAGCCGCTCATCGAAAATGCCATCAAGCATGGCGTAGGCATGACGCGCGGCAGGGTTGAAATATCGTTGACGGCCCACAGGGAGAAAGATCGTCTGTGCGTCACGATTGAAAACGACATGCCCCGGAACGAGGCAGAGATAACAAAGCCGTCAGGGGTGGGAGTTGGCCTCAGGAACGTTGCCGATCGCTTGCGTGCCCGCTTCCAGGACAATTGCGTCATGCGGACCGGACCTATGGGCAATGATCGATTCAAGGTTTCGCTTGAACTGCCATGGCGAACCGCATGA
- a CDS encoding LytR/AlgR family response regulator transcription factor, with amino-acid sequence MSKLTILVVDDEPLARRRLLRLLGKMEWVGRIEEAADAEEARRAARQARPDILLLDIQMPGGSGFDVLESLGTEPPVVVFVTAFDHHALRAFEANAVDYVTKPIEPGRFSRALERARSAAGARLQTDRVAELQETIASLKRSLTEQPKRPTEFWVKARGDYLRITSDNIIRFQAERDYVRIHVPGADYLFQESLSSLERRLDGEEFLRIHRGAIVRRSAIIRIKQAPFAALIAVLSDGSEVRVGRTYAPTIRAKLIRT; translated from the coding sequence ATGAGCAAGCTCACGATTCTCGTCGTCGACGACGAGCCGCTCGCGCGCCGCAGGCTCTTGCGCCTGCTGGGCAAGATGGAGTGGGTCGGTCGGATCGAGGAAGCCGCCGACGCGGAGGAGGCCCGGCGCGCGGCGCGGCAAGCACGGCCCGACATTCTTCTGCTCGACATTCAAATGCCGGGCGGCAGCGGCTTCGACGTTCTGGAAAGCCTCGGAACGGAGCCGCCGGTCGTCGTTTTCGTCACCGCATTCGACCATCACGCTCTGCGCGCCTTCGAGGCCAACGCCGTCGATTACGTCACCAAGCCCATCGAGCCGGGGCGCTTCTCCCGCGCCTTGGAGCGCGCGCGAAGCGCCGCGGGCGCGCGCCTGCAGACGGATCGAGTGGCCGAACTACAGGAAACGATCGCTTCCCTGAAGCGCAGCCTGACCGAACAGCCGAAAAGGCCGACCGAGTTCTGGGTGAAGGCGCGAGGCGACTACTTACGCATCACGTCGGACAATATAATCCGCTTTCAGGCGGAGCGCGACTATGTGCGCATCCATGTTCCTGGCGCGGACTATCTCTTTCAGGAGAGCCTGTCCTCCCTCGAACGCCGTCTCGACGGCGAAGAGTTCCTGCGCATCCATCGCGGGGCGATCGTGCGCCGCAGCGCCATCATACGTATCAAGCAGGCGCCTTTCGCAGCGCTGATCGCGGTTCTGAGCGACGGTTCGGAAGTGCGCGTGGGACGGACCTATGCGCCGACGATCCGCGCAAAGCTGATACGCACCTAG
- a CDS encoding sensor histidine kinase, with protein sequence MKRSSNACEIRQAAIRFGLIYWVGVFIFSSILWSIVGTDPIESAIGKLLHYALCSVITAGISALLFRLHERLVETRSPENALPLLVGASFILSLAAAPAWATLGYAVYTLCVWPQLAVFDWKDFSYDTAYGAALFFGWSCLFITLVFGFELHDRELRLAAVREEALTAQMRALRYQVNPHFLFNTLNSIAGLIEEGSATQAERMVLSLSTFLRTTLSLDPMHDVPLADELALQEEYLGIERERFPDRMTFSIDMPEDVRGALVPSLILQPLIENAIKHGVGATVGKVEIALRARREADRLQVTIENDMPMGDDHKQPAGMGVGLRNVAERLRARFQGDSEFSSGLVAPGRYRASIDLPCRLA encoded by the coding sequence ATGAAACGATCGTCGAATGCATGCGAAATCCGTCAGGCCGCGATTCGTTTCGGCCTGATCTATTGGGTGGGCGTGTTCATTTTCTCCAGCATACTATGGAGTATAGTCGGCACGGACCCGATCGAATCCGCCATAGGCAAGCTTCTGCACTATGCGTTGTGCTCGGTCATCACCGCCGGCATCTCAGCGCTGTTGTTCCGCCTGCACGAGAGGCTGGTCGAGACGCGCTCCCCGGAGAATGCGCTCCCTTTGCTTGTCGGCGCTTCCTTCATCCTCTCGCTGGCGGCGGCGCCGGCCTGGGCCACGCTTGGCTATGCTGTCTACACCCTCTGCGTCTGGCCGCAGCTCGCTGTCTTCGATTGGAAGGATTTCAGCTATGACACCGCATATGGCGCGGCTTTGTTTTTCGGCTGGTCCTGTCTGTTCATTACCCTCGTTTTCGGTTTCGAGCTCCATGACCGGGAACTTAGGCTCGCCGCTGTTCGTGAGGAGGCCCTGACCGCGCAGATGCGCGCGCTGCGGTATCAAGTAAATCCACATTTCCTCTTCAACACGCTGAACTCGATCGCCGGCCTGATCGAGGAGGGATCGGCGACCCAAGCCGAGCGCATGGTCCTCTCGCTCTCGACCTTCCTGCGCACGACCCTGTCGCTCGATCCCATGCATGACGTGCCCCTGGCGGATGAGCTGGCCTTGCAGGAGGAATATCTGGGGATCGAGCGCGAACGCTTTCCCGACCGAATGACATTCAGCATCGACATGCCCGAGGATGTGCGCGGCGCCCTGGTGCCGAGCCTTATCCTCCAGCCGCTGATCGAGAACGCCATCAAACATGGCGTAGGCGCCACAGTCGGCAAGGTCGAGATTGCGCTGCGGGCGCGCCGGGAGGCCGATCGCCTGCAAGTCACGATCGAGAACGACATGCCTATGGGAGATGACCATAAGCAGCCCGCCGGCATGGGCGTCGGCCTGCGCAACGTCGCCGAACGTCTTCGCGCCCGCTTCCAGGGCGACAGCGAATTTTCATCCGGTCTGGTCGCGCCTGGCCGCTATCGGGCGTCCATCGATCTCCCGTGCCGGCTCGCATGA
- the tnpB gene encoding IS66 family insertion sequence element accessory protein TnpB (TnpB, as the term is used for proteins encoded by IS66 family insertion elements, is considered an accessory protein, since TnpC, encoded by a neighboring gene, is a DDE family transposase.) yields MLQFAPGMKVYLALKPVDMRRDFDGLAADAAQVLRNDPFSGAAFVFRSKRGDYVKILTWDGSGLCLFAKRLEKGKFVWPPIVEGALQLTAAQLALLIEGIDWRRTVAPEAPERPVFL; encoded by the coding sequence ATGCTTCAGTTCGCGCCGGGGATGAAGGTCTATCTGGCGCTGAAGCCCGTCGACATGCGGCGCGACTTCGACGGACTCGCCGCCGACGCGGCGCAGGTGCTTCGCAACGATCCTTTTTCCGGCGCAGCCTTCGTGTTCCGTAGCAAGCGCGGCGACTACGTGAAGATTTTGACTTGGGACGGGTCGGGCCTGTGTCTTTTCGCCAAGCGGCTGGAGAAGGGAAAGTTCGTCTGGCCGCCGATCGTCGAGGGCGCGTTGCAATTGACAGCGGCGCAACTGGCCTTGCTGATCGAGGGGATCGACTGGCGGCGGACGGTTGCGCCAGAAGCGCCGGAACGCCCGGTCTTCCTTTAG